One Yimella lutea DNA window includes the following coding sequences:
- a CDS encoding dienelactone hydrolase family protein, translating to MTDVLLYHHIQGLTDGVRAFADELREAGHTVHSPDLFEGRTFPSIEDGFAYAKEVGFEELGERGVAAAQEYGTDLVYAGFSFGVAIAQQLAQTRSGARGALFMYSCLPASEFGAWPAGLPVQIHGKEGDEYFDEDLPAARELTESESNAELFVYPGDQHLFADSSLDAYDPQAAALLMERAKAFLGGLD from the coding sequence ATGACCGACGTGCTGCTCTACCACCACATCCAGGGCCTGACCGACGGCGTCCGTGCTTTTGCCGACGAGCTACGCGAGGCCGGGCACACGGTGCACTCACCCGACCTGTTCGAGGGGCGGACATTCCCCAGCATCGAGGACGGCTTCGCCTATGCGAAGGAGGTGGGGTTCGAGGAGTTGGGCGAGCGAGGCGTCGCTGCTGCCCAGGAGTACGGAACCGATCTCGTGTATGCGGGCTTCTCGTTCGGTGTGGCGATCGCCCAGCAGCTGGCCCAGACCCGATCCGGCGCACGCGGCGCGCTGTTCATGTACTCCTGCCTGCCGGCCAGCGAGTTCGGAGCGTGGCCGGCCGGGCTGCCCGTGCAGATCCACGGCAAGGAAGGCGACGAGTACTTCGACGAGGACCTGCCCGCAGCACGTGAGCTCACCGAATCTGAGTCCAATGCAGAGCTGTTCGTCTACCCGGGCGATCAGCACCTGTTCGCCGACAGTTCTCTCGACGCCTACGACCCGCAGGCGGCAGCCTTGCTCATGGAGCGGGCCAAGGCCTTCCTTGGCGGGCTTGACTGA
- a CDS encoding DUF4097 family beta strand repeat-containing protein gives MRHEQFEAREPVELYVEIQGGSVHLDATRSTDVSVEIEGTHADEVLVEQRGRSLRVVTPRPRGLGGGREWAVDLRIHVPGDSDVIVQSGSAPVTQQGELRSMQCKAGSGHVVLDRVRRETLVDTGSGRITVAHLQGDARLRTGSGGVRAGRLDGEAIIATGSGDVSISDLFGELSFKAGSGSLSIEGARGKVRGRTGSGDVSVSRLQHGEIDAKTGSGSVSVHVPEGTPVWTDVVSGRPVESTLPSAGEPAPGQDFVKLSARTGSGTVRLAPSESSDHHEHV, from the coding sequence ATGCGACACGAACAGTTCGAGGCCCGCGAACCTGTCGAGCTGTACGTGGAGATCCAGGGCGGCTCGGTCCACCTGGACGCCACGAGATCCACCGACGTCTCGGTCGAGATCGAAGGCACTCACGCGGACGAGGTGCTGGTCGAGCAGCGCGGTCGCTCGCTGCGCGTGGTCACCCCGCGGCCGCGGGGCCTGGGCGGCGGACGCGAATGGGCCGTCGACCTGCGCATCCACGTTCCGGGCGACAGTGACGTCATCGTGCAGTCAGGTAGCGCGCCGGTGACCCAGCAGGGTGAGCTGCGCTCGATGCAGTGCAAGGCCGGATCAGGCCACGTGGTGCTCGACCGGGTCCGACGCGAGACCCTCGTCGACACCGGTTCGGGCCGGATCACGGTGGCTCACCTGCAGGGCGACGCCCGACTGCGCACCGGGTCCGGTGGCGTCCGAGCCGGACGCCTCGACGGCGAGGCGATCATCGCCACCGGCTCCGGCGACGTCAGCATCAGCGACTTGTTCGGCGAACTCTCGTTCAAGGCCGGCTCCGGAAGCCTGTCGATCGAGGGGGCTCGGGGCAAGGTGCGGGGACGCACCGGCAGTGGCGACGTGTCCGTAAGTCGCCTCCAGCACGGCGAGATCGATGCCAAGACCGGCAGTGGTTCGGTCAGCGTGCACGTCCCCGAAGGCACTCCGGTCTGGACGGACGTGGTCTCCGGACGTCCGGTGGAGTCGACGCTGCCTTCCGCCGGCGAACCGGCCCCCGGCCAAGACTTCGTCAAGCTCAGCGCTCGCACCGGCAGCGGCACCGTCCGCCTTGCACCGAGCGAGAGTTCGGATCACCACGAGCACGTCTGA
- a CDS encoding toxin-antitoxin system HicB family antitoxin, whose translation MDITPYIEGMRQDLLAAARAAGEDGEKFVAERLSYAIDASARLAIMEAVSAAAAEITAKMPSGSVDVKLVGRDLDFAINAPLPSPPTPPSPPHLDKDAEPEDEGGLARVTVRLPEAVKAKAEARAEAANQSLNTWIVNAIRVSTIKDGFQMDPSELINHFLGQDPFTGRKGSRHMKGWN comes from the coding sequence ATGGACATCACTCCGTACATCGAAGGAATGCGGCAGGACCTGCTCGCTGCCGCCCGTGCCGCCGGGGAGGACGGCGAGAAGTTCGTCGCCGAACGCCTCTCGTACGCCATCGACGCATCCGCGCGACTGGCCATCATGGAGGCGGTCAGCGCCGCTGCCGCCGAGATCACGGCCAAGATGCCGTCGGGTTCGGTCGATGTGAAACTGGTCGGTCGCGACCTCGACTTCGCGATCAACGCGCCGCTGCCGAGTCCGCCCACTCCCCCGTCGCCCCCTCACCTGGACAAGGACGCCGAACCCGAGGACGAAGGCGGCCTGGCCCGCGTCACGGTACGCCTGCCCGAGGCGGTCAAGGCCAAGGCCGAGGCTCGCGCCGAGGCTGCCAACCAGTCGCTGAACACGTGGATCGTCAACGCAATTCGCGTTTCCACGATCAAGGACGGGTTTCAGATGGACCCCAGCGAACTGATCAACCACTTCCTCGGTCAGGACCCGTTCACCGGACGAAAGGGCAGCCGACACATGAAGGGGTGGAACTGA
- a CDS encoding ISL3 family transposase has translation MHNATFTTPDLTTFCRLDELGLLATGQRLEPGRAVLTCRVVEDDRWCHRCGCEGTPRGSVVRRLAHEPFGWRPTTLLVTVRRYRCTECGHVWRQDTSLAAEPRATLSRRAMAWALAAIVCQHLTVARVAEGLGVAWNTANDAVLAEGYRVLINDPARFEGVTAIGVDEHVWRHTRHGDKYVTVIIDLTPIQDGTGPARLLDMVPGRSKAVFKTWLADRDPAWRETVQVVAMDGFTGFKTAATEELPDATTVMDPFHVVRLAGDALDKCRRRVQHELHGHRGRAGDPLYRARRTLHTGADLLTDRQQDRLTALFAVEEHVEVECTWGIYQRMIAAYRHRDRATGKKLMTALIDSISTGVPKALTEITTLGRTLTKRSADVLAYFDRPGTSNGPTEAINGRLEHLRGSALGFRNLAHYIARSLLETGGFRPQLHPGL, from the coding sequence GTGCACAACGCTACCTTCACGACGCCTGACCTGACTACGTTCTGCCGCCTGGATGAGCTTGGTCTCCTCGCGACGGGTCAACGTCTTGAACCAGGCCGGGCGGTGCTGACGTGCCGGGTCGTTGAGGATGACCGGTGGTGTCACCGGTGCGGCTGCGAAGGGACCCCGCGGGGCAGCGTGGTCCGCCGGTTGGCCCACGAACCGTTCGGGTGGCGACCAACGACACTGCTGGTCACGGTACGGCGGTACCGGTGCACCGAGTGTGGGCATGTGTGGCGCCAAGACACCAGCCTCGCGGCCGAACCGCGAGCCACCTTGTCGCGGCGTGCGATGGCGTGGGCACTTGCCGCGATCGTGTGTCAGCACCTGACCGTCGCCCGGGTCGCTGAAGGACTCGGCGTTGCCTGGAACACCGCGAATGACGCGGTCCTCGCCGAGGGGTACCGGGTGTTGATCAACGACCCGGCCCGGTTCGAAGGTGTCACCGCGATCGGGGTCGATGAACACGTCTGGCGCCACACTCGGCACGGCGACAAGTACGTCACGGTGATCATCGATCTGACCCCGATCCAGGACGGCACCGGGCCAGCACGGTTGTTAGACATGGTTCCCGGCCGATCCAAGGCCGTGTTCAAGACTTGGCTCGCCGACCGTGACCCAGCGTGGCGTGAGACGGTGCAGGTCGTCGCGATGGATGGGTTCACCGGCTTCAAAACTGCTGCTACCGAAGAACTCCCGGACGCGACCACGGTGATGGACCCGTTTCATGTCGTCCGGTTAGCCGGTGACGCCCTGGACAAGTGCCGGCGCCGGGTCCAGCACGAGCTGCACGGCCACCGGGGTCGGGCCGGTGACCCTTTGTACCGTGCGCGGCGCACGCTGCATACCGGAGCGGACCTGCTCACCGACCGGCAGCAGGACCGCCTCACCGCGTTGTTCGCGGTCGAGGAGCATGTGGAAGTTGAGTGCACCTGGGGCATCTACCAGCGGATGATCGCGGCGTACCGGCACCGCGACCGTGCCACCGGCAAGAAGCTCATGACCGCCCTCATCGATTCGATCAGTACCGGTGTGCCCAAGGCCTTGACCGAGATCACCACCCTTGGCCGCACCCTGACCAAGCGGTCCGCCGACGTGCTGGCCTACTTCGACCGGCCTGGCACCAGCAACGGACCAACGGAGGCGATCAACGGTCGCCTCGAGCACCTACGCGGGTCGGCCCTCGGCTTCCGCAACCTCGCCCACTACATCGCCCGATCCCTCCTCGAAACCGGCGGCTTCAGACCTCAGCTACACCCTGGTTTGTGA
- a CDS encoding isochorismate synthase, which yields MTFPLADATPPTLVARTTQIPDPIDLSLLVPDDVAPQDIVCWLRGGEGLIGWGRAASITTSGADRFDAATQWWQDVAASAVVRTDLDLPGTGPIAFGTFAFSRRSGQTSTLVVPEVVVGRREGRCWITQIATADRLPGTPARVERHEPRTTGETAFESGSLSRDEWAHAVAESVQRIQHGDLDKVVMARDVVARSATPIDPRRLLHRLSQTYSNTWTFAVDGMLGATPEMLLRREKGLVTSRVLAGTIRRSGDDEHDLGLAAGLARSSKDLEEHEYAVRSVAEALRPHCKSMNVPESPFVLHLPNVMHLATDVTGVLRNGTPSLALAAALHPSAAVCGTPTGMAAEVIHELERMDRGRYAGPVGWLDVDGDGEWGIALRSGMLDPEDPCRIRLFAGCGIVAGSIPEAELAESDAKLLPMRSALADD from the coding sequence GTGACCTTCCCGCTCGCCGACGCCACCCCGCCGACCCTGGTGGCCCGGACGACGCAGATCCCCGACCCGATCGACCTGTCGCTGCTGGTGCCCGACGACGTCGCGCCGCAGGACATCGTCTGCTGGTTGCGGGGCGGCGAAGGACTCATCGGCTGGGGCCGGGCCGCCTCGATCACCACCAGCGGTGCCGACCGGTTCGACGCCGCCACACAGTGGTGGCAGGACGTCGCCGCGAGCGCCGTGGTCCGCACCGATCTCGACCTCCCGGGCACGGGACCCATCGCATTCGGCACCTTCGCGTTCAGTCGCCGCTCGGGTCAGACCAGCACGCTGGTCGTGCCCGAGGTGGTCGTCGGACGACGGGAGGGCCGCTGCTGGATCACCCAGATCGCGACGGCCGACCGCTTGCCCGGTACCCCCGCCCGGGTGGAGCGCCACGAGCCGCGCACGACCGGTGAGACGGCCTTCGAATCAGGGTCCCTGAGCCGCGACGAGTGGGCGCACGCGGTCGCCGAGTCCGTGCAGCGCATCCAGCACGGCGACCTGGACAAGGTGGTCATGGCGCGCGACGTCGTGGCTCGCAGCGCAACCCCGATCGACCCGCGCCGGCTGCTGCACCGCCTGTCGCAGACCTACTCCAACACGTGGACCTTCGCCGTCGACGGCATGCTCGGGGCGACCCCGGAGATGCTGCTGCGCCGCGAGAAGGGCCTGGTCACCTCGCGTGTTCTCGCCGGCACCATCCGCCGCAGCGGCGACGACGAGCACGACCTCGGCCTGGCCGCCGGTTTGGCCCGGTCCTCCAAGGACCTCGAAGAACACGAGTACGCCGTGCGCTCGGTCGCCGAGGCGCTACGTCCGCACTGCAAGTCGATGAACGTGCCCGAGTCCCCGTTCGTGCTGCACCTGCCCAACGTGATGCACCTGGCCACCGACGTCACCGGCGTGCTGCGCAACGGCACGCCGTCACTGGCGCTCGCAGCCGCGCTGCACCCGTCCGCGGCGGTGTGCGGCACGCCGACCGGCATGGCAGCCGAGGTCATCCACGAACTCGAGCGGATGGACCGCGGACGCTACGCCGGCCCGGTCGGTTGGCTCGACGTCGATGGTGACGGCGAGTGGGGCATCGCCCTGCGCAGCGGCATGCTCGACCCCGAGGACCCCTGTCGAATAAGGCTTTTCGCCGGCTGCGGCATTGTCGCCGGAAGCATCCCCGAGGCCGAACTGGCCGAGTCGGACGCCAAGCTGCTGCCGATGCGCAGCGCCCTCGCCGACGACTGA
- a CDS encoding demethylmenaquinone methyltransferase, with translation MNRASLDKRPSDVARMFDDVAARYDITNDVMSMGQDRRWRKQVVDAVAPKRGELILDIAAGTGTSSEPFEAAGAQVVPADFSLGMLRVGKKRRADMAFTAADAMNLPFPDNTFDAVTMSFGLRNVENSVKALAEFHRVTKPGGRVLICEFSTPTNPVFRKVYSEYLMGALPRIAKPVGSNAESYVYLAESIQAWPDQAGMGAQLQQAGWSDVEWKNLAGGIVALHRGTKA, from the coding sequence ATGAATCGCGCCAGCCTCGACAAGCGCCCCTCCGACGTCGCCCGGATGTTCGATGACGTGGCAGCCCGCTACGACATCACCAACGACGTCATGTCGATGGGGCAGGACCGCCGCTGGCGCAAGCAGGTGGTGGACGCCGTCGCACCCAAGCGTGGCGAACTCATCCTCGACATCGCTGCCGGCACCGGCACGTCGAGCGAGCCGTTCGAGGCGGCCGGTGCACAGGTCGTGCCCGCCGACTTCTCGCTCGGCATGCTGCGCGTCGGCAAGAAGCGTCGCGCCGACATGGCCTTCACCGCGGCGGACGCGATGAACCTGCCGTTCCCGGACAACACGTTCGACGCGGTCACGATGAGCTTCGGTCTGCGGAATGTCGAGAACTCGGTGAAGGCGCTCGCGGAGTTCCACCGCGTCACCAAGCCCGGCGGACGCGTCCTCATCTGTGAGTTCTCGACGCCGACGAACCCGGTTTTCCGCAAGGTGTACTCCGAGTACTTGATGGGTGCGCTGCCACGCATCGCCAAGCCGGTCGGATCGAACGCCGAGTCGTACGTGTACCTGGCCGAGTCGATCCAGGCCTGGCCCGACCAGGCCGGGATGGGCGCGCAGTTGCAGCAGGCCGGCTGGAGCGACGTGGAGTGGAAGAACCTCGCCGGCGGGATCGTCGCGCTGCACCGGGGCACCAAGGCCTGA
- a CDS encoding geranylgeranyl reductase family protein codes for MSQAAPHHAAEGTADVIVVGAGPAGSATAAHLAQAGLDVLVLEKATFPDDTDRGNNRGEALSPRAVRELITLGVPTDGWVRTKGVRIIGGGMRLQVAWPDEAAFPPYGFVRSRRELAQALAEHAAAEGARVLHGVEVTGPITDSNGRIVGVEARRIDDEGAKVGFDTPLVIAADGAGSVLAQVAGLESEQPEMYAVCATYTSPRSNDDHLESWVELPTPDGGEPMRGRGWIHGLGDGTSTVGLTVREDIAPADAANALKRWVATMPSEWTFDDSTMQGEIEGARLPAGLTRGRLYTDGLLLVGDAGACTNPFTGEGIAAALESGRLAAQVVVHAFARCDAAGREQVLASYPDAVSGALGGYYTMGRWFAKMIGNPHLERWAVKYAVPRATTMRFAVKLMANLGDTHGRNADDRLLAALTRVTPAA; via the coding sequence GTGAGCCAGGCTGCCCCGCATCATGCGGCGGAGGGAACCGCTGACGTCATCGTCGTCGGCGCAGGCCCCGCAGGTTCGGCGACCGCAGCGCACCTGGCCCAGGCCGGCCTCGACGTGCTGGTGCTGGAGAAGGCCACTTTCCCCGACGACACCGACCGCGGCAACAACCGTGGCGAGGCTCTGTCTCCGCGCGCGGTTCGCGAACTGATCACCCTCGGCGTCCCCACCGACGGATGGGTGCGCACCAAGGGTGTGCGGATCATCGGTGGCGGCATGCGACTGCAGGTCGCCTGGCCGGACGAGGCCGCCTTCCCGCCGTACGGTTTCGTGCGCAGCCGGCGCGAACTCGCCCAGGCCCTCGCCGAGCATGCCGCGGCCGAGGGCGCCCGCGTGCTGCACGGGGTCGAGGTCACCGGGCCGATCACGGACTCGAACGGCAGGATCGTCGGCGTCGAGGCTCGGCGCATCGACGACGAGGGCGCGAAGGTCGGCTTCGACACGCCGCTGGTCATTGCGGCCGACGGCGCCGGGTCGGTCCTGGCGCAAGTGGCCGGTCTCGAGTCGGAGCAACCCGAGATGTACGCGGTCTGCGCCACGTACACCAGTCCGCGCAGCAACGACGACCACCTGGAATCCTGGGTCGAACTCCCGACGCCGGACGGCGGTGAGCCGATGCGTGGCCGCGGCTGGATCCATGGCCTGGGCGACGGCACGAGCACCGTCGGACTCACCGTTCGCGAGGACATTGCGCCGGCCGACGCCGCGAACGCCCTGAAGCGCTGGGTGGCGACGATGCCGTCCGAGTGGACCTTCGACGACTCCACGATGCAGGGCGAGATCGAGGGCGCGCGCCTTCCGGCGGGTCTGACCCGCGGGCGGTTGTACACCGACGGGCTGTTGCTCGTCGGCGACGCAGGAGCCTGCACCAACCCGTTCACCGGCGAGGGCATCGCTGCCGCGCTGGAGTCCGGCCGCCTCGCTGCGCAGGTTGTCGTCCATGCCTTCGCGCGCTGCGATGCCGCCGGTCGCGAGCAGGTCCTGGCTTCCTACCCGGACGCCGTGAGCGGCGCGCTGGGTGGGTACTACACAATGGGTCGTTGGTTCGCCAAGATGATCGGCAACCCGCACCTCGAGCGCTGGGCCGTGAAGTACGCGGTACCCCGCGCGACGACGATGCGGTTCGCGGTGAAGTTGATGGCAAACCTCGGTGACACCCACGGCCGCAACGCCGACGACCGGCTGCTGGCAGCCCTGACACGGGTGACCCCGGCAGCATGA
- a CDS encoding NADH-quinone oxidoreductase subunit A, with protein MTNYSYAPLLFFAAIGLFFAVFSVVAGALAGPKRYNRAKADAYECGIQPTPHADGGGRVPVKYYLTAMLFIIFDIESVFLYPFAVSFDRMGLFALVEMVLFILTVFVAYAYVWRRGGLDWD; from the coding sequence ATGACGAACTACTCGTATGCACCGCTGTTGTTCTTCGCGGCCATCGGTCTGTTCTTCGCGGTGTTCTCGGTCGTCGCCGGTGCACTCGCCGGCCCGAAGCGATACAACCGCGCCAAGGCGGACGCGTACGAGTGCGGCATCCAGCCCACCCCGCACGCGGACGGCGGCGGACGCGTCCCGGTCAAGTACTACCTGACCGCGATGCTCTTCATCATCTTCGACATCGAATCGGTGTTCCTCTACCCGTTCGCTGTCTCCTTCGACCGCATGGGCCTGTTCGCCCTGGTCGAAATGGTGCTGTTCATCCTGACCGTCTTCGTGGCCTACGCATACGTGTGGCGCCGCGGCGGCCTCGACTGGGACTGA
- a CDS encoding NuoB/complex I 20 kDa subunit family protein encodes MGIEEKLPAGFLLSTVENVAGYMRKSSMWPATFGLACCAIEMMAVGTPDYDIARFGMERFSATPRQADLMIVAGRVSQKMAPVVRQVYDQMPEPKWVISMGVCASSGGMFNNYAIVQGVDHIVPVDIYLPGCPPRPEMLLNAILELHKQVQSSPLGVNRVEAARAAERAAMQATPTHQMKGLLA; translated from the coding sequence ATGGGTATTGAAGAGAAGCTCCCCGCAGGCTTCCTGCTGTCGACCGTCGAGAACGTCGCCGGCTACATGCGCAAGAGTTCGATGTGGCCCGCCACCTTCGGTCTGGCTTGCTGCGCGATCGAGATGATGGCCGTCGGCACGCCCGACTACGACATCGCCCGCTTCGGTATGGAGCGCTTCTCAGCCACCCCGCGCCAGGCCGACCTGATGATCGTCGCCGGCCGTGTCAGCCAGAAGATGGCTCCCGTCGTGCGCCAGGTCTACGACCAGATGCCTGAGCCGAAGTGGGTCATCTCGATGGGCGTGTGCGCCAGCTCCGGCGGCATGTTCAACAACTACGCGATCGTGCAGGGTGTCGACCACATCGTCCCGGTCGACATCTATTTGCCCGGTTGCCCGCCGCGTCCGGAGATGCTGCTGAACGCGATCCTCGAACTGCACAAGCAAGTGCAGTCGAGCCCGCTCGGCGTCAACCGCGTCGAGGCCGCCCGTGCCGCCGAGCGCGCCGCCATGCAAGCCACCCCCACCCACCAGATGAAGGGCCTTCTCGCGTGA
- a CDS encoding NADH-quinone oxidoreductase subunit C gives MNDNEKKDVPQDPVNGPVVPAPTEQKPETEIAQEDGRVLDTREGGGPVVVAKRQGMFGSSMGNDTTGYGGLERKVLFPGEAQRPYGGWFDKLADDLAAAVDKRGGASFADAIQRVVVDRGELTLFVTREHLPIVAQTLRDEPSLRFEMCAGVSGVHYPQEAGAELHAVYHLLSITNGSKRIRLEVTAPESNPHIPSITSVWPGADWHERETWDMFGLIFDGHPALTRILMPDDWPGHPQRKDYPLGGIPVEFKGATIPPADERRSYN, from the coding sequence GTGAACGACAACGAGAAGAAGGACGTCCCCCAGGATCCGGTGAACGGCCCGGTCGTGCCGGCGCCCACCGAGCAGAAGCCCGAGACCGAAATCGCCCAGGAGGACGGCCGCGTCCTCGACACCCGCGAGGGCGGCGGTCCCGTCGTCGTCGCGAAGCGCCAGGGCATGTTCGGCTCGTCGATGGGCAACGACACCACCGGTTACGGCGGTCTTGAGCGCAAGGTGCTCTTTCCCGGCGAGGCGCAGCGTCCGTACGGCGGCTGGTTCGACAAGCTCGCCGACGATCTGGCTGCAGCGGTCGACAAACGCGGGGGAGCCTCGTTCGCCGACGCGATCCAGCGAGTTGTGGTCGACCGCGGGGAACTGACCCTCTTCGTGACCCGTGAGCACCTGCCGATCGTGGCGCAGACGCTTCGTGACGAGCCCTCGCTGCGCTTCGAGATGTGCGCCGGTGTTTCCGGTGTGCACTACCCGCAGGAGGCGGGTGCGGAGTTGCACGCGGTCTACCACCTGCTGTCGATCACCAACGGCAGCAAGCGAATTCGCCTCGAGGTGACGGCCCCCGAGAGCAACCCGCACATCCCGAGTATCACCTCGGTGTGGCCCGGTGCCGACTGGCACGAGCGCGAGACCTGGGACATGTTCGGACTGATCTTCGACGGTCACCCCGCACTGACCCGCATCCTGATGCCGGACGACTGGCCCGGCCACCCGCAGCGCAAGGACTACCCGCTCGGCGGAATCCCGGTGGAGTTCAAGGGCGCCACCATTCCGCCGGCCGACGAGCGCAGGAGCTACAACTGA
- a CDS encoding NADH-quinone oxidoreductase subunit D, whose protein sequence is MSTATNERDPFGASNHDVDDDTPVINATGGDWDSVAEEASALNEERIVVNMGPQHPSTHGVLRLILELDGETVTEARAGIGYLHTGIEKNMEFRTWVQGVTFCTRMDYVMPLFNEAAYCLAVEKVLGITDQIPERANTIRVMMMEFNRITSHLVALATGGMELGATTVMTIGFRERERILRIFEMVSGLRMNHAYIRPGGVAQDLPVGTIDAVREMLPKLSRGIGELEALLNENPILKGRMVDVGYLDLTGCTALGITGPILRSAGLPHDLRKTEPYCGYETYDFEVAVRDTCDAYGRLRVRIDEMYQSIRIVEQAIERLENNPGPVMVADKKIAWPAQLAVGSDGQGNSLDHIREIMGESMESLIHHFKLVTEGFRVPAGQAYVAIESPKGELGCHVVSTGGTRPHRVHFRDPSFNNLQAAAAMSEGGAVADVIVAVASIDPVMGGVDR, encoded by the coding sequence ATGTCGACCGCCACGAACGAACGCGACCCCTTCGGCGCCTCGAACCACGACGTCGACGACGACACCCCGGTCATCAACGCGACCGGCGGCGACTGGGACTCCGTCGCCGAGGAGGCGTCCGCCCTCAACGAGGAGCGGATCGTCGTCAACATGGGTCCGCAGCACCCCTCGACGCACGGCGTCCTTCGCCTGATCCTCGAACTCGACGGCGAGACCGTCACCGAGGCTCGCGCCGGAATCGGCTACTTGCACACCGGCATCGAGAAGAACATGGAGTTCCGCACCTGGGTGCAGGGCGTCACGTTCTGCACGCGTATGGACTACGTGATGCCGCTGTTCAACGAGGCGGCTTACTGCCTCGCGGTCGAGAAGGTGCTCGGCATCACCGACCAAATCCCGGAGCGTGCCAACACCATCCGCGTGATGATGATGGAGTTCAACCGGATCACCTCCCACCTGGTTGCCCTGGCGACCGGCGGGATGGAGCTCGGCGCGACCACCGTCATGACCATCGGCTTCCGTGAGCGAGAGCGCATCCTGCGGATCTTCGAGATGGTCAGTGGTCTGCGCATGAACCACGCTTATATCCGTCCCGGCGGTGTGGCTCAGGATCTCCCGGTCGGCACCATCGACGCAGTGCGCGAGATGCTGCCGAAGCTGAGCAGGGGCATCGGCGAACTCGAGGCGCTGCTGAACGAGAACCCGATCCTCAAGGGCCGCATGGTCGACGTCGGCTACCTCGACCTCACCGGCTGCACGGCCCTCGGCATTACCGGCCCGATCCTGCGCTCGGCGGGTCTGCCGCACGACCTGCGCAAGACCGAGCCGTACTGCGGTTACGAGACCTACGACTTCGAGGTCGCCGTGCGCGACACCTGCGACGCCTACGGACGACTGCGGGTGCGCATCGATGAGATGTACCAGTCGATCCGCATCGTCGAGCAGGCCATCGAGCGCTTGGAGAACAACCCGGGCCCGGTCATGGTCGCCGACAAGAAGATCGCCTGGCCGGCGCAGCTGGCCGTCGGCAGCGACGGTCAGGGCAACAGCCTCGACCACATCCGCGAGATCATGGGCGAGTCCATGGAGTCGCTGATCCACCACTTCAAGCTGGTCACCGAAGGATTCCGGGTGCCGGCAGGACAGGCCTACGTCGCGATCGAATCGCCCAAGGGCGAACTCGGCTGCCATGTCGTCTCCACCGGCGGCACGCGTCCGCACCGGGTGCACTTCCGTGACCCGTCGTTCAACAACCTGCAGGCCGCGGCCGCGATGAGTGAGGGCGGCGCCGTCGCCGACGTCATCGTCGCCGTTGCCTCGATCGACCCTGTGATGGGAGGCGTCGACCGCTGA
- the nuoE gene encoding NADH-quinone oxidoreductase subunit NuoE, whose translation MSAESPLHEKTPLHASAEPYTDEQLAQLHVDADAIVARYPQKRSALLPMLHLIQSVDSYITGRGVTFCAEKLDLTDAEVSGVATFYTQYKRHPNGDYTIGVCTNTLCAIMGGDQIFDELSEHLGIGHDETTPDGRITLERVECNAACDYAPVVMANWEFFDYMTPEATKQVADDLRAGKDVRPSRGPNKVCTFKQVSRTLAGFSDGLADEGVGAGPASLEGLKVAKQHNWTAPGSAQDVDSDHQATAEAGGRQPQPGEAHSGAEGHGTAESAKGDN comes from the coding sequence ATGAGCGCCGAGAGCCCGCTCCACGAGAAGACCCCACTGCACGCCAGCGCCGAGCCGTACACCGACGAGCAGCTGGCTCAATTGCACGTCGACGCCGACGCGATCGTGGCCCGCTACCCGCAGAAGCGGTCCGCGCTGCTGCCGATGCTGCACCTGATCCAGTCGGTCGACAGTTACATCACCGGCCGCGGCGTCACCTTCTGCGCCGAGAAGCTCGACCTCACCGACGCCGAGGTGTCGGGTGTGGCCACGTTCTACACCCAGTACAAGCGCCACCCCAACGGCGACTACACGATCGGCGTCTGCACCAACACGCTGTGCGCGATCATGGGCGGCGACCAGATCTTCGACGAACTGTCCGAGCACCTCGGCATCGGCCACGACGAGACGACGCCCGACGGCAGGATCACCCTCGAACGCGTCGAGTGCAATGCCGCGTGCGACTACGCCCCGGTGGTCATGGCCAACTGGGAGTTCTTCGACTACATGACCCCCGAGGCCACCAAGCAGGTCGCCGACGACCTGCGGGCCGGCAAGGACGTGCGTCCGAGCCGTGGCCCGAACAAGGTCTGCACCTTCAAGCAGGTCTCGCGTACGCTCGCCGGGTTCTCCGACGGCCTTGCGGACGAGGGTGTCGGCGCGGGCCCCGCGTCCCTGGAGGGTCTGAAGGTCGCCAAGCAGCACAACTGGACCGCACCGGGCAGCGCGCAGGACGTCGATTCCGACCACCAGGCCACTGCCGAGGCCGGCGGTCGCCAGCCGCAGCCGGGGGAGGCCCACTCGGGCGCCGAAGGTCATGGCACCGCAGAGTCCGCGAAGGGTGACAACTGA